The following proteins come from a genomic window of Megalobrama amblycephala isolate DHTTF-2021 linkage group LG1, ASM1881202v1, whole genome shotgun sequence:
- the sstr2b gene encoding somatostatin receptor type 2: MDSWTISFSPSNFPSNLSGFPMYDGILLGNISEEGLRNETDQSMTRTSTFVITFMYFVVCVIGLCGNALVIYVILRYAKMKTVTNIYILNLAVADVLFMLSLPFIAIQLAVVHWPFGAALCRVVMTVDSLNQFTSIFCLMVMSIDRYFAVVHPIKSTKWRRPHVAKTINLVVWLVSLIVNLPIVIYSGLITNPDGCYCTIVWPEPQEAYYTAFMFYTFFLGFFVPLIVICLCYLFIIIKVKSSGIRVSSSKRRHSEKKVTRMVSIVVAVFVFCWLPFYIFNVTSVTGTISTTPFLRSMFAFVVVLGYANSCANPILYAFLSENFKKSFQNVLCLKKADDVECTDSKQNKSQIMNDPKETQNALLNGDLQTKGLKKQGSLLSNL, translated from the coding sequence ATGGATTCCTGGACGATTTCATTCTCACCCAGTAACTTCCCCAGTAATCTATCTGGATTCCCCATGTATGATGGCATTTTGCTCGGCAACATATCCGAAGAAGGCCTGAGAAATGAGACTGACCAGAGCATGACCAGAACTAGCACATTCGTCATCACCTTCATGTATTTTGTGGTATGCGTTATTGGTCTTTGTGGAAATGCTCTGGTCATCTATGTCATCCTGCGCTATGCCAAGATGAAGACGGTAACGAATATCTACATCCTGAACCTGGCAGTGGCAGATGTTCTGTTTATGCTAAGTTTGCCCTTCATTGCTATCCAGTTAGCGGTGGTGCACTGGCCGTTTGGGGCAGCTCTGTGCCGAGTGGTCATGACTGTAGACTCTCTAAATCAGTTCACCAGTATTTTCTGTCTGATGGTGATGAGCATTGATCGATACTTCGCCGTGGTTCACCCCATAAAGTCAACCAAATGGAGGAGGCCCCATGTCGCAAAGACAATCAATCTGGTCGTGTGGCTCGTGTCGCTCATCGTCAACCTCCCAATTGTAATCTACAGTGGACTGATCACCAATCCTGATGGCTGCTACTGCACTATTGTGTGGCCAGAGCCACAGGAGGCCTACTACACTGCCTTCATGTTCTACACCTTCTTCCTGGGTTTCTTCGTACCTCTAATAGTCATATGTCTATGCTATTTGTTCATTATCATCAAGGTCAAGTCTTCAGGGATCAGGGTGAGCTCTAGCAAACGGAGGCATTCTGAAAAGAAGGTGACTCGTATGGTGTCCATTGTGGTTGCCGTCTTCGTGTTCTGCTGGCTGCCTTTCTACATCTTCAACGTGACATCAGTTACAGGCACCATTAGCACTACGCCTTTTTTAAGGAGCATGTTTGCCTTTGTCGTGGTGCTTGGATACGCCAATAGCTGTGCAAACCCCATATTATACGCTTTCTTGTCAGAGAACTTCAAGAAAAGTTTCCAGAATGTTCTGTGCTTGAAAAAAGCAGATGATGTTGAATGCACTGACAGCAAACAGAACAAGTCACAAATAATGAATGATCCAAAAGAAACTCAAAACGCACTGCTAAATGGAGACCTGCAAACCAAGGGTCTGAAAAAACAAGGGTCACTACTAAGCAACCTATAA